CTGCTCGCGGTGTCCGCGCTCGGGTTGCCGGTGGGCTGCGAATTCCTCGACCCGATCACCCCGCAGTTCATCGCGGACGTGGTGACCTGGGGCTCGATCGGGGCGCGCACCGCAGCCAGCCAGGTGCACCGGCAGCTGTGCAGCGCCTTGTCCATGCCGGTCGGGATCAAGAACTCGACCGAGGGCGACGTGCAGGTCGCGGTGGACGCCACCCGCGCGGCCGCCGCGTCGCACGTGTTCCCCGGCATCACCCTCGACGGGCTCGCCGCGCTGATGACCACCGCGGGCAACCCGGACTGCCACGTGATCCTGCGCGGCGGTTCGGCGGGCCCGAACCACGATCCGGCGACGGTGGCCGAGACCCTCGGCAGGCTCGCGAAGGCCGGGCTGCCGCAGCGCCTGGTGGTCGACGCCAGCCACGGCAACAGCGGGAAGGACCACGTCCGGCAGGCCGGGGTGGTGCGGGAGCTGGCCGCCCGGATCGCCGGTGGGGAACGCGGTATCGCCGGGCTGATGCTGGAAAGCAACCTGCTCGCCGGGCGGCAGGACCTGGTGCTCGGACGGGCCGGCGACCTCGCCTACGGCCAGTCGATCACCGATGCGTGCCTGGACTGGAACGCCACCGACGACCTGCTGGACACCCTGGCCGCGGCGGTGCGCGAACGCCGGTAAATGCGGGACCCCGGCGGATGCACGGCTTTCGCCGGGAGGCCACAGTGGACATACCGGATGGGCGGACCGCAGATCGCCTCCTCGACCAAGTGAGCCGCCCAGCCACCGCGGCGGTCCACCGAACGGTGAAAAGCCGGGCACTACTCGTTCGAGGGATCGCGTTCCGCGCTCCGGAGAGTAATGTTCTGCTCACCGAGAGCATCGATTGCGGACTCGCGGTGTCGCCGGAAAAACCGTGCATTCACCCGCGAATCCCGTGACCTGGCACGGCCGTCCCGGAGCAGGGAAGGAAGACGGAGGCATCGAACGTCCGCGATAGCCCGTTCGATGCCTTTTCCCTGCCCGCGTGCAGACATTTCCACGCGGGTTCGCTCCGGGCGGCCGCAAACCTCACCGTGTCACGAGAGAAAATCCTGTCACGAGAGAAAAGGTATCCCCATGGGATCTCTGTCCCGCATCGGCGGACGGGCATTGGCACTGGCCTGCGCGGCCCTGATCGGTGGCGCCGCGGTGGCCGTGGCCGAACCGGGTGCCGCGCATCGGATCATCATCTTCGACGGCACTGTCCAGGCGGTCCAGGAATCGTCGGGCGCCCCCTTTCTCTGCTCGGTCAATCAGGTGCTGCTGGGCCGGTCGCACAACGGTGACCAGAACGGCGGCGCCACCTACTACTGCGGCCTGGTCCTCGTCGACGGGCAGCAGGTCACGGTGAGCGCGCCGGTCTGGAGCACCGCGCAGCAGGAGAGCAATTCCTCCTTCGCCGCCCCGGCTGATCGCGTCCTGGTCGGCCAGGATTCCGCGAACGGGACCACAAGGTACGCGACCGCCACCATGTCCGCGTGGGGACGCACCGTGCAGCTCGCTTCCCACCGGTGGTCACCGGATCAGAAGGAGAGCAGCAGCTACTCCAAGGGCGGCGACTACGAGGTGATGGTGGGCCGTCAGCACTCCGGCGACCAGCACGGCCAGACCCGCTACCAGTACGCGAAGGTCGTCGGCTGATCGGAGCGTGGCCGTGCGGGTCACGGGCTTCGGCCCGCACGGCCACGCAGGTTCGGCGGCTCGCACACTCGTGGCGGGCAGATCCGGCCGGGCCGAGGAACCTCGCAGCGGCAGCTTCGGTCGGCACCCGGCCGGCCGATTACCCACACTCCCAGGTGATAAGCCCGGGAATGTGGTGACTCTCGGCGACGATGGGGCCCGCGTCGGCCCGGAGCGGGCGATGGCCAGCGGCAAGATCGACATCGCCGCGGGCGAGCCGCCGCATCGGCGCAGGAAACCGGCACCGGGAAAGAACAGGTGACTCCACCAAACGACGGAAAGCCGGGCATGACTCGTTTGAGGGATCACATTCCCGCACCCGGCGAGTAATGTTCTGCACACCGAGAGCGGCAACGGCGGGCTCGCGGTGTCGCCGGAAACGGGCATTCCCCTGCGAATCCTGTGACCTGACCCTTCCGCCCCGAAATCACAGAAGAGGAGACGGAAGCACCGGACGGGAACTCTGTCCGGTGATTTTCCCTGCGCGCGTGAAGACATTCTCACGCGGGCTTTTCCGGCGACTGGCGAAATCAGACTATCACAAGAGAAAAGGAATCCCATGGGATCTCTGTCCCGTATCGGCCTGCGGGCACTGGCACTCGCCTGCACAGCAGGAATTCTCAGCGCCGGCAGCGCCGCGGTGGCAGTAGCCGCACCGAGCACCACCGCCGAGATCATCATCATCGACGGCTATACCCAGACCGTGAAGGAATCGTCGGGCACTCCCGTCCTCTGCCCGACCAACCAGGTCCTGCTGGGCCGGTCGCACAGCGGTGACGAGAACGGCAACACCACCTACTACTGCGGCCTGATCCTCATCGACGGGCAGCAGGTCCGCGTCGGTGCGCCGACCTGGAGCGCCTCGCAGAGGGAAAGCAATTCCTTCTTCGCCGCTCCCGGCGACCAAGTCCTGGTCGGCCGTCAGCATTCCGGCGACGAGAACGGGAGCACGAGGTACGCGACCGCCACCATGTCCGCGTGGGGACGCACCGTGGAACTCACCTCCTACCGGTGGTCGCCGGACCAGAAGGAGAGCAGCAGCTATTCCAAGGCTGGCGACTACGAGGTGATGGTCGGCCGTCAGCACTCCGGCGACGAAAACGGCCAGACCCGCTACCAGTACGCCAGGATCGTCGACTGAGCCGAGCGTGGCCGTGCGGGTCATGGGCTCAGGCCCGCACGGCCACGCAGATCCCGCGGCTTCGCGTACGCGGAGAACCCGGGAATTCCCCGTGAAGACCCCCACCTTCAGGAGAAAACTCATGCGTGCCACCATTTCCGGCCGCCTGCGAAACGCCCCGCGCGGCGTCCTCGCGATCGCCTCGGCCGTCGTGCTCCTGGCAGCCTGCCCCGCGGCGGCGCAGGGCGCCCAGCAGAAGCCCACCGCGATCGTGTCCCTCGGCGACAGCTTCATCTCCGGGGAAGGCGGCCGGTGGCAAGGCAACGTCGACCTGGCCTACAGCACGACCCACGACATGTACGGCACCGACCGGGCCACCGTATGCGGCCAGGCCGGGTGCACGAAAGACCCGTTCGCCATTTACGGGAACACCTATCTGGACCCCACGACGGGCAAGGAGAACGGCTGCCACCGCTCGGATGTCGCTGAGATCGTGTCGTCGGGGATCGCCGCGGACCGCGCGGTCAACCTGGCCTGCTCCGGAGCGGTCACCGACAACGTCCTGCCCGGGTACGCGGGCGGTAAGCCCTTCAAAGGGCAACAGCCGCAGGCAGACGCGCTGCGGGACCTCGCGAGGACGCACGAGATCAAGCTGATCCAGCTCTCCATCGGCGGCAACGATCTCGGGTTCAGCGGCATCATCGAGAGCTGTATCAAGAATTACGTCGCCGGACCGGTAGGCGGATACTGCTGGCAAAAGTGGGACTGGGAAGTCGAAGAGAAACTGGCCCGGGAGGTACCGGACAAGATCGCGAACGTGATCGACCGGATTCGCGAGGTCATGCGCGCGGCCGGGCAACCCGACAACTCGTACACCTTCGCTCTCCAGTCCTATCCCTCACCGGTTCCGGTCGCCGGAAACTACCGGCATCCGGAAAGCTGGACCGGCACTCTCTCCGACCGGTACAGCCCGGGCGGATGCCCGTTCTTCAACCAGGACACCGATTGGGCCCGACGGCGGGTGGTCCCGGGCATCGCCGAGATGCTGGAAAAGGTCGCGACCCGGAAGGGTCTCTTCTACCTGGACCTCCAGTGGGCCTTCGACGGCCACGAGGTGTGCGCCCGGAATGTCCGCCAGGCACGCCAGGGCGAGAGCCTGACGCACCCCGTCCCGGACCGGGACGCGGAATGGATGCGGTTCCTGTCCGTCGGAATCTTCCGGCCGCAAGGGCAGAAAGAGGAGTCCTTCCATCCCGATTCCTACGGCCAGCAGGCGCTGGGGAACTGCCTGCGGGAATTCCACCGGCAGACCCAGGCCACCGGGTACCCCGAGTTCGAATGCCTGAACCGGCCGGGCCAGGGCGTGGCGGGCATGTACCTCGAACGGCTGGACCAGTGACCCCGCAGCGGCTCAGCGGCGGCGGAACGCGGTCTCGATGACGTCCCAGCGGTCCCGGTTGTGCCGGGCGTCGGCGAGGGCATCGTGCTGGTCGGTGGGGGCGGCGGGCAGCTTCGGCTTGCCCGCGTCCTCCCAGCGCTGACGCAGATCGCGGGTGAACCGCGGCAGCTGACGCGGCAGCGCGGGCATCGGGCCCCACAGCTGGGCCAGCGCGACGTGGTCGTAGGCGGCGAACCAGGCCCACAGCTCGATCCCGCCGGGCGGCTTGCCGAAGAACTCCAGCAGGTCGGTGCGGATCCGCTCGCGGCCGCGCCAGGCCGGGTCGGCCGGGGAGGGCAGCTTGGGCAGGACGTTCTCGCGCACCCACGGGCCCGCCTTGCCCGGGTCGAAATCGGTGGACACGGCGTAGAACTCGCGGCCACGCTCGTCAACGACACCGATCGACACCAGATCGATCGTCACGCCGTCCTCGATGAACTCGGTGTCGTAGAAAAAACGCACCGGCGGAGGTTAGCAGCGCCGCAGGGGGTGACCGTGGCGGGCGCTACCCTGCCTTGCGCTCGGGCACGCGGTCCGCGTCCAGGCCCACGGGCTGCGCGGGCACCTGGGGCTGAGCCCCGGCCGCCTCCGCGGCCAGCAGCTCCTTGGCCTTGGCTGCGTAGATGTCCACGTACTCCTGGCCGGACAGCTCCATCAGGGCGTACATGATCTCGTCGGTGATCGAGCGCTCGATGAACCGGTCGCCCGCCATGCCCTCGTAGCGGGAGAAGTCCAGCGGGGCGCCGAACCGGATCTCCAGCCGGCGCGGCCACCACATCTTCGAGCCGATCGGGTTGACCTTGTCCGTGCCGACCATGGCCACCGGGACCACCAGGCCACCCGATTCCAGCGCGATCCGGGCCACCCCGGTCTTGCCCTTGTACAGCCGGCCGTCCGGCGAGCGGGTGCCCTCCGGGTAGATGCCGAGCAGGTGCCCTTCCTTGACCAGCCGGGTGGCGGTGTCCAGCGCGGCCTGCGCGGCGTTGCCGCTGGACCGGTCGATCGGGAACTGGCCGACCCCGGTGAAGAACCACTTCTTGAGCAGGCCCTTGAACCCCGGCTCGGTGAAGTACTCGGATTTCGCCGGGAAGGTGACCTTGCGGCGGACCCGCAGCGGCATGAAGAACGAATCCGCCACCGCGAGATGGTTGCCGGCCAGGATGGCACCCCCGGTGCGCGGGATGTTCTCCGCGCCGACCACCTTGGTGGGCCACAGCGTCTTGAGCAGCGGTCCGATGAACACCCACTTCATCAGCAAGTACAGCACCGCGCGCCAGTCCTTTCACCGCGGGAGATCCGCCGACCAGACAGCCTACGGACCCGGACCGCCGCGGACAACGCGCGGCCACCCGATCACCCCGGGCCAGCGATCGATCTCACAGCGCGGTGCCGGTCCCCCGGCCCGCCCAGCGCGCCCACAACCCGGCTCCGGCGTGAGAGCATGGAAGAACTCCACCGCCACCCCCGATCGGAAGGCGTTCGTCATGGGCGTGCTCGCCGGCGCGGAACCGTTCGCCCTCCCCGGCACGTCCGGTGCGGGCTTCCTGCTCTGCCACGGCTTCACCGCGACCCCGGCCGGCCTGCGCGGCTGGGGCGAGCACCTGTCCGCGGCCGGTTTCGCGGTGCGCTGCCCGCTGCTGCCCGGCCACGGCACGCGCTGGCAGGATCTCAACCGCACCACCTGGCAGGACTGGTACGGCGCGGTCCGCGAGGAGCTGCTCGCGCTGCGCGCCGAATGCGATCAGGTGTTCGTCGGCGGCCTGTCCATGGGCGGCACCCTCGCCTTGGCGCTGGCCCAGGAGTTCGACTGGATCTCCGGGCTCGTGCTGGTCAACCCGTCGGTCACCCGGCTGAGCATGGACGCCAAGGTGCTGCCGCTGCTGGCCAGGGTGATCCCCTCGATTCCGGCGATCGGAAACGACATCGCCAAGCCCGGGGAGACCGAGCTGGCCTACCCGCGCACGCCGGTGCGGGCCGCGGCGAGCCTGGCGAAGCTGTGGCGGGTGGTCCGTACCCGGCTGGATCAGGTGACCCAGCCGGTGCTGCTGCTGCGCTCCCGGGTCGATCACGTGGTGGAGCCGGAGAACGCGCGGATCGTGCTGGCCGGGGTGGCCGGCCCGGACGTGACCGAGGTGGTGCTGGAGAAGAGCTTCCACGTGGCGACCCAGGACTACGACGCGGAGCTGATCTTCAACCGGAGTGTCGAGTTCGCCCGGCGGCTGCGGGCGGGACAGGTGGGTGCCGGATGACCCGCGGAAAGGGCCCGGACGGGCCGGAGGACGTCGACGCCACCTTCGCCGAGATCGTGGCCGATCTGCGCGCCGAGGGCGTGGGCAGCTTCCTGGAGGAAGAGCCGTCCGCCACGCTCCTCGAAGAGGAGCCGCCGGAGGCGAAACCGGCCGCCACGCCGCTGCCGGTCGAGGACGGCTGGCGGACCGGCGGCACCGACTGGGACACCACGATGCTGTCGGAGGACCCGGCCGGCGACGACGAGCACTTCGAGCCGCCGGAGCCGCCGCCGCTGCCGCGCTGGCGCAAGGGTGCGTTCGTGGTGCTGCTGTTCTTCGTGGCAGGACTGCTGCTGCTGATCGTGCCGAACCTGATCGGGGTGGGCCCGGCGCTGGCCACCCCGCTGGGCATCCTCGCGCTGGCCACCGGCATCGCGCTGCTGCTGTTACGGGTGCGGCAGGGACCGCCGCCCGGTGCGGACCCGAGCAACGGCGCCCAGGTCTGACCGGGCGGGCATGCGGATCGATTTCACGCCGTCGGCGCGTTCGACGGTCGGGGCGGAGTGGGAGCTGGCGCTGGTGGACCGGCGCAGCGGCGAACTGCGATCGGTGGCCGGGGAGATTCTCGCGGCCGTGCGCCCGGACGGCGCCGCCGAGCACCCGCGGATCAAACAGGAACTGCTGCTGAACACGATCGAGGTGATCAGCGGAGCGCGGCGCACGGTCGCCGGAGTCAAGGCCGATCTGGCGGCGGCGCTGGACGAGCTGCACCGGGTCGCCGATCCGCTCGGCGTGGAGCTGTTCTCCGCCGGTTCGCACCCGTTCTCCTCGTGGTACCGGCAGAAGGTCACCGACCAGGCGCGGTACGCCAAGCTGATCGACCGCACCCGCTGGTGGGGCCGGCAGATGCTGATCTACGGCGTGCATGTGCACGTCGGCCTCGATCACCGGGACAAGGTGCTGCCGGTGCTGGACGCGTTGCTCTGCTACGCCCCGCATCTGCAGGCGCTGTCGGCGTCCTCGCCCTACTGGAGCGGGGAGGACACCGGGTATGCGTCGAATCGGGCGCTGATGTTCCAGCAGCTGCCCACCGCCGGGCTGCCCTTCCAGTTCCGGGAATGGGCCGAGCTGGAGCACTACGTCGGCGACATGTTCAAGACCGGCGTGATCGACGCGTTCTCCGAGATCCGCTGGGACATCCGGCCGGCGCCGCACTTCGGCACGATCGAGACCCGGGTGTGCGACGGCCTGCCGACGCTGCAGGAGGTCGGTGCCGTCACCGCGCTCACCCAATGCCTGGTGGAGGATTTCAGCACCCGGCTGGACCAGGGCGAGCGCCTGCCGGTCTTGCCGCCGTGGCACGTACAGGAGAACAAGTGGCGGGCCGCCCGCTACGGCACCGACGCGATCGTCATCCTCGACGCCGCCGGTCGCGAGCGGCTGGTCACCGAGGACCTGACCGACCTGCTCGAACGCCTCGCCCCGGTCGCGCGGCGGCTCGACTGCGTCCGCGAGCTGGCCGACGTAGCGGAAATCCTGCGCGTCGGCGCGAGCTACCGGCGGCAGCGGACGGTCGCGGAGAACTGCCACGGTTCGCTGAAGGCCGTTGTGGCTTCGCTGGTGGCGGAGATGCGGGATGGCGTGCCCCACGGCTGAACCAGGCCTTCGGGCCTGCTGACGACAAGCCGAACGCGGACGACCCGGCCGCGGGTCTACGTGCGAGATCACCGCATCGGCTCGGCCCCCGAGCACGAAACCCCGGTGCAAGCACGGACACTCGGCTCTCGCGGCCGATTACCGAAGATCTCGCGGACCTCCTCGGACGGCGGTCCCCGGCTGCGCGGCGACTGGACCGCACCCGCGAGACAGCCGACGTGGCGCAGATCCTGCACGTCGGCGCGAGCCACCGGCGGCGCGCACTGACTGCCACGGCTCGCCCAACCCCGTGCGGTACAGCTGATCTCCGTACCAACGCGACCCGTTGAGGATCAAGCAGTTCCCCGCGGATCAGCTCAGCTCGCGCAGCAACGCACCCGGGCCCAGCACCCCCGCGCCCAGCGCGGACACCCGGCCACGCAGCTCACGATCGGCGGTCGCGACGACCACGTGGTCCGTCGTCCTCGTGCGAGCATCGGCGGTGACCTCGACGATCTTCGAATCGCCGTCCGTGTCCGCCGAAACGACGTCGACGCCAGGAATCGTGGACACTCCCCTGGCCTTGCCCTCCACCACGAGCACCACCCGCGGCCACCATCGCCACTGTGGCCCCGCGCCGATCCCGGTGACCGCGTCGTCCAGGCCTTCGACGGCGAGCCCGGCCAGCTGGTCGCGCAGCCGTTCGGCGGCGCCGCGACGATCCCGCCACCAGCCGTCCGGACGCGAGCCCATCACGTTCGCCGCGTCGACCACCAGGACCAGCTCCCGGCCCAGCTGGGCCCGCAATGTCGGCCAGACCTCGGCGAAATCGCGGTGCAGCTTCAGGTCCGGCACCTCGCCGGGCGGGATCCAGCGCAGTTCGGCGCTCTCCTCGTTCGCGACCCTGGCTTCGAGATCGCTGCCGGTCACGCCGAGCACGGTCGTGTACTGCCACGCTCCGTGATCGAGCACGAAGGCGGACGTCGCCCGGAACGCCGACGAGGGCACGTCGGCCTCTTCCCACGCCTCCCGGGCCGCGGCCTCCCGCACGGTCTCCCCGATTTCGAGCGCACCGCCGGGCAGCGCCCAGGTACTACCGTTGTGCACCCACCAGGCCCGCCGTTGCAGCAGTACGCCGCGCGCGGGATCGCAGAGCAGCAGACCGGCCGCGCCCAGCGCTCCCCAATGCAACCGGCCGCACGAACACCGCACGAAACGGTTGGCGGTCTTCGGCGTCACCTTCTCAGCCTTCCACACCGGCCCGCCAGGCTGTGAAGGGTCCCTTCACGGACTCAGAGTCCGTGAAGGGACCCTTCACAGCCGTGCGGCGGGGGGTCAGCCGGTCGCGCCGAGGGCGGGAGTGCGGGCGGCGTCCAGCGCGAGGGCAGCGGCGCCGACGATGGCCGTGTCGTCGCCGAGGTGTGCGGTGCGGATACGGGCCAGCGGACGGAACCGGGCACCGGTGATCGCACCCGAATAGTGCTCGCGGGCCTCGTCGAGGAACAGCGGCGCGGATTCCGACACCCCGCCGCCGATCACGATGATCTCCGGGTCGAACACGTCGGCCACCAGCGCCAGCCCCTCACCGAGCCACTTCGCCAGCTCGGCCATCGCGCGCAACGCGATCGGGTCGCCGTCGCGGGCGGCGCCGGCCACCCGGCGGCCGGTGACCGAACCCGGGTCCCCGGCGATCTCCCGGGACAGCACGGTGGACTGGCCCGGGTAGCGGGCCAGCAGCTCGACCGCGGTCGCCGCGAGCGCGGTGCCACTGCAGTAGCGCTCCCAGCAGCCGTACTTGCCACACGGGCAGGCCCGGCCGTCCGGCACCACGGTCAGGTGGCCCAATTCCGGCGCCACGCCGTGCGCGCCGCGGTAGATCTCGCCGTCCAGCAGCAGGCCCGCGCCGATCCCGGTGCCGAGCGCGACGAGCGCGGCCACCCCGGCGCCGCGCGCGGCCCCGAACCGGTGCTCGCCGATCACCGCCGAGTTGACGTCGTGCTCCAGCGTGACCGGCAGGCCGACACGCTTGGCGATCCGGTCCGCCACCGGCGCGTCGCGCCACGCCAAGTGCGGCGCGAACATCACCGACCGCCGGTCCCGCGTCACGAATCCGGCGACGGCCAGCCCGACCGCGGCGACCGCGTGCCGGTTGCGCAAGTCCTCGACGACGCCCGCGATGGCGTCCTCAAGCGCGTTCTCCTCACTCGGCGTCGCGACGCGCGCGGTGTCGAGCAGGGAGCCCCGCTCGTCCACCACCCCGGCACGTACGCTGGTCCCGCCGACGTCGACCCCTATGGTCAGCACTCAGTTCTCCTGCTCCGGCCGCCGGTCTTCCCGCCGGCGGACGACGATGCGCTGCACCCGCGGCGACTCCGCGGCAGTGGTTTCCCCGGTCTCCCCGGCCGCCGGGCGCGTGGCAGGCCGGAACCCCGGCATGTGCACTCCCTCGTCCGGTTCCCAGCGGTCCGCGAGCACCGCCCGCAGCAGTGCCACGAGCTGCGCCGCCTGCTCCAGCAGCCGCGCCGCGAACTCCGGCCGCTCGCCACGCACGACGGCGACGATCGCACACAGCGGGCACCAGCCGCACGCCGAGGCCTCCTCTTCGTGGCCCGGCGCACGGTCCGGCTCGCCGTGCCCGGCCGCGACCACCCCGTCCAGCCACGGCGCGGCCCGCTCCAGCACCATCTCGACCAGCAGCCGGATCTCCTCGGCCAGCCGCAGGCCCGCCGGGTCCTCCGCCGTCCCGTCCGTCTCGCTCACCCGGGCCCCCGGTTCCCGGCCAGGGTGATCACCAGGCCCTCGGCATCGGATTCCGCACCGGTGATCCGGCACGGGCGCAGGGTCTCCGGCAGGGCGACCAGCCGGCGGAACCCGTCCACGGTGATCGCCAGATCGTCGTCCACCCGCGCCAGGTCCACTGCCGAGCCCCGCTCCAGCGGGATCGCCACACGCAGCCGGAAACCGTCGTCCACGGCCTGTACGCGCAGCAACGGGGTGACCGGTTTCCCGTTGCCGGACAAGGGATCCCGGCTCCCGTACAGCTCGTGCGCGAGCTGCCCGAGCGCGGCCGGGCCGACCGGCTCGCCCGCCCGGTGTTCCACCAGCGCCAGCTCACCGGGCCGGATCCCGGCGTCCCGCAGTTCGCCGAGCACCGCGTCCTGCTGAGAGCGGCGCGTGCGCAGCCAGTTCGCCGCCGAGCCACGCCAGAACCCGGGCGCGGGCATCAGCCGGTTCACGATCAGCCCGTCCACCGCGATCCCGCGCAACGCCAGCGAAGTGAGCGTGCGGCGGGCCTCGGCGACCACGACCCGTTCCGGGGTGAGCACCAGCCGCACAGTCGTCACGGCCGGATCCGTGAGCAGCTCCCGCAGCGTGTCCAGGTGCGCGCCTAGCCGCCGCACCGAGTCCGCCATCCGACGGCGGCGTCCGCCGTGCACCCGGTTCAGGTAGCCGGAAATCGCCTCCGGCAGGGCGAGCAGCCGCAGTGTCTCCGCGGTGGGGCCGCAGTCGACCACCACGGTGTCCCACGGACCGTGGGTAGCCAGCCGGCGCACCTCGCCGAGCGCGAGCAGCTCGTCCACGCCAGGCAGAACGGTCAACTCCTCGGCGTCCAGCAGGTCCAAGCCGGCGCCGGCGAGCACAGTGTGCAGCTCACGACGCAGCTCGTGCCAGCTCCGGTCGGCAAGTGACCGCGAATCCACCTGCGCCGCCCAGAGCCCGGCCGGGCTCCCGTCGCCACGTACGTCGACTTCGGCCGGTTCGCTGCCCAGCTCGGCACCGAAGGCGTCGCCGAGCGAATGCGCCGGATCGGTCGAGACGACCAGCGTCTTCCTGCCACGGACGGCGAGCGCGAGCGCGGTCGCCGCGGCGAGCGTGGTCTTCCCGACGCCCCCCTTGCCGGTGAACAGCAGGATGCGCATCTAGCCCTCGGCCCGCCGCTTGAGCTCCTTGAGCGCGGTGTCCATCACCATCTTCTCCGCCTTGCGCCGCAGCAGCCCGATCATCGGCAGCGCCAGCTCGACCGACAGCGTGTAGGTGACCCGCGTACGCCCGCCGCCCAGCGGTTCGAGCGCGTACCGGCCGTCCTGTGCCTTCTGCATCTGGCCCTTCACCAGGTGCCAGCTGACGCCGAGGCCGGAGGCGTCCCAGTCGTATTCGAGGGTGTACACGTCCTTGATCGGACCGGCGTCCAGGGTCAGCTTGACCTGCTTCGCCCGGCCGTCGTCGCCGGTGCCCAGCACCTCGGTCTCCCGGACGGCCTTGGCCCACTCCGGGTACGCGGGGAAATCGGCGATCACCGCCAGCACCCGCGCGGGCTCGGCGTCGACCTCGATGGACTGCGTGGACTGCTCGGCCATGAGACGAAGGGTAGCCGGACAGCCGGGTCACCAGCGCAGCACGTAGGGCTGCCCGGTCTCCTTGAAGTGACCGACGTTGCGGCATTCGGTGTGCCCGACCCGCCGCCGCGCGGCCAGTGGCTGGTGCACGTGCCCGAACAGCGACCAGCGCGGCTGCTGCCGCCGGATCAGCCGCAGCAGCGCCTGCGAACCCAGCTCGGACCGCCGGGCGATCACGTCGTAGGTCAGCTCCGGCACCGCAGGCGGGATGTGCGTGCACAGCACGTCGAGATCGGCCAGCCCGGCCACTGCCTCGTCGAACTCCTCGCGCACCCGCAGATAGGGCCGCCAGGCCGCGCCCTTGCGCGGACGGGGGACGACGCCT
This Amycolatopsis sulphurea DNA region includes the following protein-coding sequences:
- a CDS encoding 3-deoxy-7-phosphoheptulonate synthase; translation: MPISSLAAAPAGTSALDQQRTTSVSPLLSPALLREEFPADAAVAKVVRTGRAETVAVLDGRDDRLAVMVGPCSVHDPDAALDYARRLAAKAERLRGELHIVMRVYFEKPRTTLGWKGLINDPDLDGTFAVNKGLRIARELLLAVSALGLPVGCEFLDPITPQFIADVVTWGSIGARTAASQVHRQLCSALSMPVGIKNSTEGDVQVAVDATRAAAASHVFPGITLDGLAALMTTAGNPDCHVILRGGSAGPNHDPATVAETLGRLAKAGLPQRLVVDASHGNSGKDHVRQAGVVRELAARIAGGERGIAGLMLESNLLAGRQDLVLGRAGDLAYGQSITDACLDWNATDDLLDTLAAAVRERR
- a CDS encoding GDSL-type esterase/lipase family protein → MRATISGRLRNAPRGVLAIASAVVLLAACPAAAQGAQQKPTAIVSLGDSFISGEGGRWQGNVDLAYSTTHDMYGTDRATVCGQAGCTKDPFAIYGNTYLDPTTGKENGCHRSDVAEIVSSGIAADRAVNLACSGAVTDNVLPGYAGGKPFKGQQPQADALRDLARTHEIKLIQLSIGGNDLGFSGIIESCIKNYVAGPVGGYCWQKWDWEVEEKLAREVPDKIANVIDRIREVMRAAGQPDNSYTFALQSYPSPVPVAGNYRHPESWTGTLSDRYSPGGCPFFNQDTDWARRRVVPGIAEMLEKVATRKGLFYLDLQWAFDGHEVCARNVRQARQGESLTHPVPDRDAEWMRFLSVGIFRPQGQKEESFHPDSYGQQALGNCLREFHRQTQATGYPEFECLNRPGQGVAGMYLERLDQ
- a CDS encoding polyadenylate-specific 3'-exoribonuclease AS; its protein translation is MRFFYDTEFIEDGVTIDLVSIGVVDERGREFYAVSTDFDPGKAGPWVRENVLPKLPSPADPAWRGRERIRTDLLEFFGKPPGGIELWAWFAAYDHVALAQLWGPMPALPRQLPRFTRDLRQRWEDAGKPKLPAAPTDQHDALADARHNRDRWDVIETAFRRR
- a CDS encoding lysophospholipid acyltransferase family protein, whose amino-acid sequence is MLYLLMKWVFIGPLLKTLWPTKVVGAENIPRTGGAILAGNHLAVADSFFMPLRVRRKVTFPAKSEYFTEPGFKGLLKKWFFTGVGQFPIDRSSGNAAQAALDTATRLVKEGHLLGIYPEGTRSPDGRLYKGKTGVARIALESGGLVVPVAMVGTDKVNPIGSKMWWPRRLEIRFGAPLDFSRYEGMAGDRFIERSITDEIMYALMELSGQEYVDIYAAKAKELLAAEAAGAQPQVPAQPVGLDADRVPERKAG
- a CDS encoding alpha/beta hydrolase, with product MGVLAGAEPFALPGTSGAGFLLCHGFTATPAGLRGWGEHLSAAGFAVRCPLLPGHGTRWQDLNRTTWQDWYGAVREELLALRAECDQVFVGGLSMGGTLALALAQEFDWISGLVLVNPSVTRLSMDAKVLPLLARVIPSIPAIGNDIAKPGETELAYPRTPVRAAASLAKLWRVVRTRLDQVTQPVLLLRSRVDHVVEPENARIVLAGVAGPDVTEVVLEKSFHVATQDYDAELIFNRSVEFARRLRAGQVGAG
- a CDS encoding glutamate--cysteine ligase; the encoded protein is MRIDFTPSARSTVGAEWELALVDRRSGELRSVAGEILAAVRPDGAAEHPRIKQELLLNTIEVISGARRTVAGVKADLAAALDELHRVADPLGVELFSAGSHPFSSWYRQKVTDQARYAKLIDRTRWWGRQMLIYGVHVHVGLDHRDKVLPVLDALLCYAPHLQALSASSPYWSGEDTGYASNRALMFQQLPTAGLPFQFREWAELEHYVGDMFKTGVIDAFSEIRWDIRPAPHFGTIETRVCDGLPTLQEVGAVTALTQCLVEDFSTRLDQGERLPVLPPWHVQENKWRAARYGTDAIVILDAAGRERLVTEDLTDLLERLAPVARRLDCVRELADVAEILRVGASYRRQRTVAENCHGSLKAVVASLVAEMRDGVPHG
- a CDS encoding NUDIX domain-containing protein, whose product is MTPKTANRFVRCSCGRLHWGALGAAGLLLCDPARGVLLQRRAWWVHNGSTWALPGGALEIGETVREAAAREAWEEADVPSSAFRATSAFVLDHGAWQYTTVLGVTGSDLEARVANEESAELRWIPPGEVPDLKLHRDFAEVWPTLRAQLGRELVLVVDAANVMGSRPDGWWRDRRGAAERLRDQLAGLAVEGLDDAVTGIGAGPQWRWWPRVVLVVEGKARGVSTIPGVDVVSADTDGDSKIVEVTADARTRTTDHVVVATADRELRGRVSALGAGVLGPGALLRELS
- a CDS encoding ROK family protein, with protein sequence MLTIGVDVGGTSVRAGVVDERGSLLDTARVATPSEENALEDAIAGVVEDLRNRHAVAAVGLAVAGFVTRDRRSVMFAPHLAWRDAPVADRIAKRVGLPVTLEHDVNSAVIGEHRFGAARGAGVAALVALGTGIGAGLLLDGEIYRGAHGVAPELGHLTVVPDGRACPCGKYGCWERYCSGTALAATAVELLARYPGQSTVLSREIAGDPGSVTGRRVAGAARDGDPIALRAMAELAKWLGEGLALVADVFDPEIIVIGGGVSESAPLFLDEAREHYSGAITGARFRPLARIRTAHLGDDTAIVGAAALALDAARTPALGATG